The sequence below is a genomic window from Glycine max cultivar Williams 82 chromosome 20, Glycine_max_v4.0, whole genome shotgun sequence.
ATTGAATTAGagcctttattttaaaaaattcatttaaatcttttattttttaaaacgaaCATAATTcgatcttatttttaaaaaattctggagcaaatggaagaaaaatgggaaagggaagaaaagaGGATAACCTATTTGGTTTCCAAAACCAAGTAAGACCTTACCAAAGATGAGCATGGCAAGGTTCTGAGCAGCAGCACAGAAGGCAACTCCAGCGATGAAGATGAATCCTGCTATGAACATGGCAGCTCTTCTCCCATAAAAGCTATGCTAATCACTTTCCTTCACATTTGAAGGAGATTTGTTGAGTTAGTTTATCTCTAGGTTCATCAGCTACAACCCATACCTTACGTGATCAGTTCCTTCGCATTTGAGAATATTTTCACCTTTGTCAAAATTTTGCTTGCAAGGACACTAACCCAAGTTTCTATGCCAAAAGTAAAGTCAataatgattgttttttttttttttcctttttcttcttttaaatattttgtttggactaaaagtgaaatacaaataaaaaaatagaatgaaataaataaaagagaagtaaagaAATTTCTCCCCACTTGTTTGAATAAGTagacaagatagtggaaaaataaacaaattatataaaaaaatatttttataataattaaaaatatttattttaataaaatgtttttttcctaacaacaaattatttattatttttaaataaatattataattaaaaaagataaaataaaaaattccattCTATTTCATTCCAATTTAGGGGAAAATGTTTTTAGTGGATCCCACGCAAACAACTTTCCTCCTTATTTCTCCTTTCAAACAAAGTgtaaaaatttaatctttttattctctctcCTTCGTATTTCTTCCCATTCCATTTCTACCTTAATAAAAAAGGAGTGAAGGACACTATAAAATATCCTTCTATCTCCACCCAAATCAAAGTAATTTTTCTCATCTATTTGCATATAACATTATATTTCTCAAATTCTGAATATTGGAAAGTATTACTTTTtctcattaaaatttttattccaatcaaaataaagtaaaaaaaaatcatctccaTGAAAATGAATATAGTATAATATATTTCCCAATGTTTTTCTCAATTtgtaatgaagaaattaatatatttcaatatcTCATCAAGTCATTTTGAGTTCAATTAGATATCAtctataaaattttagttacagcatattataatatattttaagcaaatcaatcacagataaaaaagaattttaaatacatattatttattcaaattaactTTTCTAAATGCTCAGAGATACAAGAATCATCATCGAAAGTAAAAATCAAGCATGCACAAAAAAtgacgacaataacattttatattaattacattttataagATGTTAATAcgagaatataaaataatattatgttgAAAATATATGCcctgttttgtttgatttcggAAATGGTTTGGGAATGAGTGACAGGGAAGTGGTGGAAGGAACCACAGTtgtcattatttaattttatttgagagtTTATATGGTGTCTCAATAATTTAGCAactttgatattattaatttttttaactaattaaattatatgttatctgtttattaaatgagttttttttggtttttcaatttaatcattgattattattttttaaaattttaaatttacaatttttaaattagaaaatatgattaaagataattttagaaGTCTGAATCCTAAAATCTTCTTAGttgttttcaacaaattttataaaagctaggtttaaaaacaacaataataaatttttaaaccctaaaccttGTTAGCCAaaggttttataaaaattgttcaaattaactaaaaaatattttaggattCAGActtataaagttatttttaatcatgttttttaatttaaagaagttataattttaaatttttaagaaataataatcaaggactaatttaaaaaagtaaaaaaataattaatgaaaagattatatgtaatttgattgattaaaaaattaaccgtATCAAAACCCCTAAATTATTGGAACACCATTaatattctcattttattttatattattttttaagaaatactaAGAATATATgagattatttattattattatttttgttattattatgggATTATATAATCTTTTGGTCtctatgaaataaaaattttattttattttaatcctttaaagatttttgttttgaacttaatcttttatttgtttatttatttttattttaatcttgcaGTCAAGTAAGCGTGTTAACAACGTTAGCCAATCTAGTTTGAGAAGGTCAGTCACatgtattttaaattcaatatatatatatatatatatatatatatatatatatatatatatattatattttaaatatcatgTTAGTATTATTCATTCCCCTTAATCTATtgtctttattttgtttatttgtctATTAGGcttctatttttttccatttagatttcttttatttatcttgCCCCTCGTCCAGTCGTTCCTTAGGTACTGTTATATGAGTTTTCAAAGGCAATGGAGGTTGGTACAACTGAGTACCATATTTGGTGCATTGATCACCTACCATGCGTTCAGCTTAATgctcattattttatttgttagttacTATTTTTTTCCACTTCTGATGTGAAGCTATTGCATCAAAATTGTTCTAAAACATGTGTTATTCATTGTTTTCAGGGCGAAAAACAGTAGGAAATGACAAATTGGAAAACATAACTAGCAAAAACAATTTAAGCAAAAGACAAATAGACAAATGATATGCTAAGGCTAGGCTTTTTGTCTTCCGAAAGAAAGACAGTACAGGAGAAAAAAACTTATTACACATAACTTATATGACTCGCATAACAGGACAATTAAAGTGGCATTACAATGTTACCGACACACGTCACTAAGAAAGTGGGAATCATAACTTACAATCTGGTTAGTTGTAACAGCCAAATCTAACCAAACACTCCAATATATAGAATCTAAAATACTACTCATTACACAAACCTTGGACTTTCCCATTTTTGCTTGGTCAATTGCCAGTGACTACTTTCTCTTCTTTAACACAATCATCTTCATCAATAAACCTGTTCCACAACCAATGCTGCTTCCACACTCTCTCAGTCATCTCTTCAATGGGGACATTCTTTGTTTCGGGAAGCAGGAGAAGCACGAAGGTGGACATGATCAAGACACATCcagagaagaacaagaagatGCCAAACTTGAAGAAGCACAGCATTGAGAGAAAGGCCTGTGCAATGACAAATGTGCATAGCAAGTTAACACACACCGCGATACTTTGCCCGGCTGAGCGAGTCTCCAGTGGGAATATCTCACTTGGGATGAGCCAACTAAGAGGGCCCCATGACCATGCAAATGCAGACACAAAAATGCACACCAGCACAACCACTAGCACTGCAAAACCCTTTGAGAGGTCCTCTGAATGGTCCTTTACCTTCATTCCTATTATGACTGCAATCACTAATTGAGACAGGAACATTTGAGCTCCAGCTTCCAATAAGAGCATTTTCCTCCCGAGTCTGTCTACTGAATAGATTGAGACAACAGTGGAGACGACATTAACAGCACCAGTAATCACAGCAGAGTAGAGAGAAGCATCGTTCTTGAAACCCAATGTGTTAAACAAAACCGGGGCATAAAACATTATGGCATTGATGCCAGTGAACTGctgaaaaatctattttttgaaAACACCCAAATGGAATAAGAATCAGATCAATCTGGAAAATTCAATTGATCAATATTGATCCAGCTAACAATAGCATTGTTTCAATTATGTTAAGAAGAGAGTGAACATACAATAACATTGTTTTAATCATGTTAATTTGGTCTAGAATTTAGTCTCTAAAATGTCATCTTCACAATAAATTCAAGGACTGATGCTATTGCTATCATTGGTCTTGTTTATTATTCAATGCACAATCTTCACCACACCACTCTCACATCAAATATTGGCCATATATGTAGGTGATTAAATAAGGGTTCAATAACAATTGGCCTAATAAACCCAACAAGATATATTAAAGGAGACTCTTAATATTAGAATTTAGATTTAGACCTAACTCACAACTCATGTACGAAAGTCGTCGTCTCCCACTTACCTACATTATTTTGGTCACATGTTATATTACTACTAGATACacaaagttgataaaaaaaggaatgaagttcaTAATTCAAAGACTAAATTATATACCTAAATTTTTAGGGACCAAATCAATGCAAGTAGATACCAGAAGTCTAGAACAAATTGTGTAATTAATTCACAGGAAAATGTTTGAGAACATAGCACTGACCTGCAGAGCAATGGAAATGACGAGTTGAGGTCTGTTCTTGCGCTTGAGGATATTCCTGAAAGGGTGCTTGACTTCTTTAGCCACACGACTTGCGTCAAGAAGCTCCAAGAACTCAGG
It includes:
- the LOC100799040 gene encoding sugar transport protein 13, which gives rise to MAGGGFTTSGGEFEAKITPIVILSCMMAATGGLMFGYDIGVSGGVTSMPAFLKEFFPEVYRKTVEEEELDSNYCKYDNEKLQLFTSCLYLAGLMATFLASHITRRQGRRATMLISGFIFIAGVAFNAAAQNLAMLIIGRVLLGSGVGFANQAVPVFLSEIAPSRIRGALNILFQLNITLGILFSNLVNYATNKIKGGWGWRLSLGLGGLPALLLTLGAFLVVDTPNSLIERGHLEEGKSVLRKIRGIDNIEPEFLELLDASRVAKEVKHPFRNILKRKNRPQLVISIALQIFQQFTGINAIMFYAPVLFNTLGFKNDASLYSAVITGAVNVVSTVVSIYSVDRLGRKMLLLEAGAQMFLSQLVIAVIIGMKVKDHSEDLSKGFAVLVVVLVCIFVSAFAWSWGPLSWLIPSEIFPLETRSAGQSIAVCVNLLCTFVIAQAFLSMLCFFKFGIFLFFSGCVLIMSTFVLLLLPETKNVPIEEMTERVWKQHWLWNRFIDEDDCVKEEKVVTGN